From the genome of Argentina anserina chromosome 4, drPotAnse1.1, whole genome shotgun sequence, one region includes:
- the LOC126792699 gene encoding very-long-chain 3-oxoacyl-CoA reductase 1-like, whose product MKSCMCEHLKTQPWWVLALFTIGSLSILRFSLSVLNWVFVNFLRPAKNLKKYGSWALVTGPTDGIGKAFAFQLARKGLNLVLVGRSPTKLKDVSDAIQTKYGKTQIKTVVVDFSGDLDEGVKRIQESIEGLDLGVLINNVGMSYPYPRYFHEVDEELLRNLIKVNVEGTTKVTHAVLPGMLERKRGAIVNIGSAAGIIPSDPLYAVYAATKGYVDQFSRCLNVEYKNKGIDVQCQVPLYVATKMASIKRSSFFVPSTDGYAHAALNRIGYEARCTPYWPHTLLWALASSIPESIFDAWRLQFSLGIRKRGQLKDSRKKD is encoded by the exons ATGAAGAGCTGTATGTGTGAGCATCTAAAGACTCAGCCTTGGTGGGTTTTGGCTCTGTTCACTATTGGCTCCTTGTCCATACTCAGATTCTCACTCTCTGTTCTCAACTGGGTCTTCGTTAATTTCCTCAGACCCGCCAAGAATCTCAAAAAGTACGGATCTTGGGCACTCGTCACCGGACCCACCGACGGCATTGGCAAAGCCTTCGCCTTTCAGTTGGCTCGCAAAGGCCTCAATCTCGTCTTGGTCGGCCGGAGCCCCACTAAGCTGAAGGACGTCTCCGACGCCATTCAGACCAAGTACGGCAAGACGCAGATCAAGACAGTCGTCGTTGATTTCAGCGGCGACTTGGATGAGGGGGTGAAGAGGATTCAGGAGAGCATTGAGGGTTTGGACTTGGGGGTGTTGATCAACAACGTTGGGATGTCGTATCCTTATCCGAGGTACTTTCATGAAGTGGATGAGGAGCTGTTGAGGAACTTGATTAAGGTTAATGTCGAAGGCACCACTAAGGTTACGCATGCTGTCTTGCCGGGAATgttggagaggaagagaggagCTATTGTTAATATTGGGTCGGCTGCTGGGATTATACCCTCTGATCCTCTCTATGCTGTTTATGCAGCTACCAAAGG GTATGTTGATCAGTTCTCTAGGTGCCTTAATGTGGAGTACAAGAACAAGGGGATTGATGTGCAGTGTCAG GTTCCATTGTATGTGGCAACAAAGATGGCATCTATCAAGAGGTCTTCCTTCTTTGTACCATCAACTGATGGCTATGCCCACGCAGCTTTAAACAGGATAGGCTATGAAGCTCGTTGCACTCCTTACTGGCCCCACACTCTTCTCTGGGCTTTGGCATCCTCAATCCCAGAGTCCATTTTTGACGCATGGCGACTTCAATTTAGCTTAGGCATCAGAAAGAGAGGACAACTGAAAGATTCAAGGAAGAAGGATTAG